Proteins from a single region of Mailhella massiliensis:
- the sctW gene encoding type III secretion system gatekeeper subunit SctW, with translation MPIDSISSPLYAGGVAHQTESRSVSGSFMGNAVVQVPSPESLLADAAEELSFSADTTDEFELEERRERDRIRESEEDRVKLYQELMHEAGKSEELNQMRDSLRNRADSRRALDKVREYFPDPSDAWAALKKMQEELRGEEGADRALVAEVDAALAELEEREGAAIRAGVQGALAAAGFSDLGGSDDMRDFYRRTVCEFSTVNEVFGHVMETYGGDFERAMDFLFSALSADIAADTPSMGVRHLESVHENLGKVRLTQSAYRLCQNMMDRWERVHGVKTREGGLTALELLGDIVDLRTKRFLGSMQIESILAKAGAPDIEREVLFLQELLTTTRNFPTALFDDEQGRMKVLDAVQEAVDKAVEREDEYLAQQEG, from the coding sequence ATGCCTATTGATTCCATATCCAGCCCTTTATATGCGGGAGGGGTCGCGCACCAGACGGAAAGTCGCTCCGTCAGCGGCAGTTTCATGGGAAATGCCGTGGTGCAGGTTCCTTCGCCGGAATCGCTGCTGGCCGACGCGGCGGAGGAGCTTTCCTTTTCCGCCGACACCACGGATGAATTTGAACTGGAAGAGCGCAGGGAGCGCGACAGAATAAGAGAATCCGAGGAAGACCGCGTGAAGCTCTACCAGGAGCTCATGCACGAAGCGGGCAAGAGCGAAGAGCTCAATCAGATGCGCGACAGCCTGCGCAACAGGGCCGATTCCCGCCGTGCGCTGGACAAGGTGCGGGAATACTTCCCCGACCCTTCCGATGCGTGGGCCGCCCTGAAGAAGATGCAGGAAGAGCTGCGCGGGGAGGAGGGGGCGGACAGGGCCCTTGTCGCCGAGGTGGACGCAGCGCTCGCCGAACTTGAGGAGCGCGAGGGAGCGGCCATCCGTGCGGGCGTGCAGGGCGCGCTTGCCGCCGCAGGTTTTTCGGATCTCGGCGGCAGCGACGACATGCGCGATTTCTACCGCCGCACGGTATGCGAGTTTTCCACGGTGAACGAGGTGTTCGGCCATGTCATGGAGACCTACGGCGGGGATTTCGAACGCGCCATGGATTTTCTTTTCTCCGCGCTGAGCGCCGACATTGCGGCCGATACGCCCAGCATGGGCGTGCGGCATCTGGAAAGCGTACACGAGAATCTCGGCAAGGTGCGCCTTACCCAGAGTGCATACCGCCTCTGCCAGAACATGATGGACCGATGGGAAAGAGTGCACGGAGTGAAGACGCGCGAAGGCGGCCTTACCGCGCTGGAGCTTCTGGGCGACATCGTGGATCTGCGCACGAAGCGTTTCCTCGGTTCCATGCAGATAGAGAGCATTCTTGCCAAGGCGGGGGCCCCCGATATAGAACGGGAGGTGCTTTTTCTGCAGGAGCTTCTGACGACGACGCGGAATTTTCCCACGGCGCTTTTCGATGACGAGCAGGGCCGCATGAAGGTGCTGGACGCCGTGCAGGAAGCCGTGGACAAGGCCGTGGAACGGGAAGACGAATATCTGGCCCAACAGGAAGGTTGA
- the sctV gene encoding type III secretion system export apparatus subunit SctV — protein MSLMEKASRGVGLMTRHNDITMVMLLVVVVALMIVPLPTPLVDTLIGVNMTLSFLMLMMSMYVKTALDFSSFPTMLLFTTLFRVGLNITTTRLILLQADAGEIIFTFGEFALGGNFVVGAVVFIILTIVQFLVIAKGAERVAEVGARFTLDAMPGKQMSIDADMRAGVIDMAEAQDRRNRVQLESQMYGAMDGAMKFVKGDSIAGMIIAVINIVGGTVIGITQHGMTAGEAMHTYGILTIGDGLVSQIPSLLVSISAGILITRSGDSGDNVGAQVGQQFFAQPKALQMAGALIFLFALIPGFPKPQLFTLALAVGGFGYVLARIASAPEKKDGKTELARSLAPAAEKKPRRSSGPQDDFSPTVPIILDIAPDIGESMDYDSLNDELSRLRRALYFDLGVPFPGINIRPNPSLPSLGYMLNLNEIPMAHGRLVKGMVIVREKKVNLDLLGVSCYEGEPFLPDVEPLWVADEDRERLEQAGITCMPHARILAYHLSLLLSRHASSFLGMQESKYLLDRMEERAPDLVREVTRLLPVQRIAEIFQRLVQEQVSIRDLRSILEALIEWSPKEKDVVMLTEYVRSALKRQISYMYSRGQNMLPAILMDPSLEETIRKAVRQTSAGAFLSLDPDTSQRIIRAVGEAVGKNRGSTQKPVLMASMDIRRYVRRLIESKYYELPVMAYQEVTPEISVQPVSRIRI, from the coding sequence ATGAGCTTGATGGAAAAGGCGTCGCGCGGCGTCGGCCTCATGACGCGCCACAACGACATCACCATGGTCATGCTGCTCGTGGTGGTGGTGGCGCTTATGATCGTGCCCCTGCCCACGCCCCTTGTGGATACGCTCATCGGCGTAAACATGACGTTGTCGTTTCTCATGCTCATGATGTCCATGTATGTGAAGACGGCGCTGGATTTTTCCTCCTTCCCCACCATGCTGCTTTTTACCACGCTGTTTCGCGTGGGGCTGAACATCACCACCACGCGCCTTATTCTGCTTCAGGCGGATGCGGGCGAGATCATCTTCACCTTCGGCGAGTTCGCCCTCGGCGGCAACTTCGTGGTGGGCGCGGTGGTGTTCATCATTCTCACCATCGTGCAGTTTCTCGTCATCGCCAAGGGCGCGGAGCGCGTGGCCGAAGTTGGCGCACGCTTCACGCTGGACGCCATGCCCGGCAAGCAGATGTCCATCGATGCGGATATGCGTGCAGGCGTCATCGACATGGCGGAAGCTCAGGACAGGCGCAACCGCGTGCAGCTGGAAAGCCAGATGTACGGGGCCATGGACGGCGCCATGAAGTTCGTGAAGGGCGACAGCATCGCGGGCATGATCATCGCCGTCATCAACATCGTGGGCGGCACCGTCATCGGCATCACCCAGCACGGCATGACCGCGGGCGAAGCCATGCATACCTACGGCATCCTCACCATCGGCGACGGGCTGGTCTCACAGATTCCGTCGCTTCTGGTGTCCATTTCCGCAGGCATTCTCATCACCCGTTCCGGCGACAGCGGCGACAACGTGGGCGCTCAGGTGGGGCAGCAGTTCTTCGCCCAGCCCAAGGCCCTGCAGATGGCGGGTGCGCTCATCTTTCTTTTCGCGCTCATTCCCGGTTTCCCCAAGCCGCAGCTTTTCACGCTGGCTCTTGCCGTGGGCGGCTTCGGCTATGTGCTTGCGCGCATCGCCTCCGCGCCGGAAAAGAAGGACGGCAAGACGGAACTCGCCCGTTCCCTTGCTCCGGCGGCGGAAAAGAAGCCCCGGCGTTCCTCCGGCCCGCAGGACGACTTTTCCCCCACCGTTCCCATCATTCTGGACATTGCGCCCGACATCGGCGAATCCATGGACTATGACTCGCTGAACGACGAGCTTTCCCGTCTGCGGCGCGCGCTGTACTTCGATCTCGGCGTGCCGTTCCCCGGCATCAACATCCGTCCCAATCCCTCCCTTCCCTCTCTGGGCTATATGCTCAACCTCAATGAAATACCCATGGCGCACGGCAGGCTGGTGAAGGGCATGGTCATCGTGCGGGAAAAGAAGGTCAATCTGGATCTGCTCGGCGTCTCCTGCTACGAAGGGGAACCCTTCCTGCCGGATGTGGAACCGCTGTGGGTGGCCGATGAGGACAGGGAGCGTCTTGAGCAGGCGGGCATCACCTGTATGCCCCATGCCCGCATTCTGGCCTATCATCTTTCGCTTCTGCTTTCCCGCCATGCGTCGAGCTTCCTCGGTATGCAGGAGAGCAAGTATCTGCTCGACCGCATGGAAGAGCGCGCGCCCGATCTCGTCCGGGAGGTGACGCGTCTGCTTCCCGTGCAGCGTATTGCGGAAATCTTCCAGCGCCTGGTGCAGGAACAGGTTTCCATACGCGACCTGCGGAGTATCCTTGAAGCGCTCATTGAATGGAGTCCCAAGGAAAAGGATGTGGTCATGCTCACGGAGTATGTGCGCAGCGCGCTGAAGCGGCAGATAAGCTACATGTATTCGCGCGGGCAGAACATGCTTCCGGCCATACTCATGGACCCTTCGCTTGAGGAAACCATACGCAAGGCCGTGCGGCAGACTTCGGCAGGGGCCTTCCTTTCGCTGGACCCCGATACCTCGCAGCGCATCATCAGGGCCGTGGGCGAGGCGGTGGGCAAGAACAGGGGCAGCACGCAGAAGCCCGTGCTCATGGCCTCCATGGACATACGGCGCTATGTGCGCCGGCTCATCGAAAGCAAGTATTACGAACTGCCCGTCATGGCCTATCAGGAAGTGACGCCGGAAATCTCGGTGCAGCCCGTGAGCCGCATCAGGATATAG
- a CDS encoding CesT family type III secretion system chaperone, translating to MLDHEMEAFGRRLGLESLSFSSEGVARLDIANIGSFYLEKAEHDGRREILAYLSAPLPEHDTGAIRRLLSLCNYRHALPMPLYAGVFSGRGMLLTRMDEDGVTAASLENALRFLADLMHGA from the coding sequence ATGCTGGATCATGAAATGGAGGCCTTCGGGCGCAGGCTTGGGCTGGAATCGCTGTCGTTCTCCTCGGAAGGGGTGGCCCGTCTGGATATCGCCAATATCGGCAGTTTTTATCTTGAAAAGGCGGAACATGACGGCAGGCGCGAGATTCTGGCCTATCTTTCCGCCCCTCTGCCCGAACACGACACGGGCGCGATCCGCCGCCTGCTTTCGCTCTGCAACTACCGGCACGCCTTGCCCATGCCTCTTTATGCCGGAGTGTTTTCCGGCCGGGGTATGCTTCTCACCCGCATGGATGAAGACGGCGTGACGGCGGCCTCGCTGGAAAACGCGCTGCGTTTTCTGGCGGACCTCATGCACGGCGCATAG
- the sctT gene encoding type III secretion system export apparatus subunit SctT, which yields MDTGLFWGFSPQQHLLAFLLGTPRLFMLMQTAPFMGATLVTGQLRFTIVLACYMVLHPMLLGQLPVVEGLSLASGLHLGALIVKEVFLGMFMGFLAGMMFWTIQCAGFFIDNQRGAGQATETDPLAGEQTSPTGSFFFQSAVYVFFSTGAFLTFLGIVYASYECWPVFSVLPSSLWENPSLPLFFARKVSDLALDMVLLSGPVVVACLLTDISLGLINRFASQLNVYVLAMPIKSGLASLLLIFYFSMLMTGAVSMFDSFGSDLQYLRVLLP from the coding sequence TTGGATACCGGCCTGTTCTGGGGATTTTCACCGCAGCAGCATCTTCTGGCCTTCCTTCTGGGAACGCCGCGTCTGTTCATGCTCATGCAGACGGCGCCTTTCATGGGGGCCACGCTGGTGACGGGGCAGCTTCGCTTCACCATAGTGCTGGCCTGCTATATGGTGCTGCACCCCATGCTGCTGGGGCAGCTTCCCGTTGTGGAGGGGCTTTCCCTGGCTTCCGGTCTGCATCTGGGCGCGCTCATCGTCAAGGAAGTGTTCCTCGGCATGTTCATGGGGTTTCTTGCGGGCATGATGTTCTGGACCATACAGTGTGCGGGCTTTTTCATCGACAACCAGCGTGGCGCGGGCCAGGCTACGGAAACCGATCCTCTGGCAGGGGAACAGACTTCGCCCACGGGGTCCTTCTTTTTTCAGAGCGCGGTGTATGTCTTTTTCTCCACGGGGGCCTTTCTCACCTTTCTCGGCATCGTCTATGCAAGCTATGAGTGCTGGCCGGTGTTTTCCGTCCTGCCGTCCTCTCTGTGGGAAAATCCCTCGCTTCCCCTGTTCTTTGCCCGGAAGGTAAGCGATCTTGCGCTCGACATGGTGCTTCTTTCCGGGCCCGTGGTGGTGGCCTGCCTGCTGACCGATATTTCCCTCGGCCTCATCAACCGCTTCGCCTCCCAGCTCAACGTGTACGTTCTGGCCATGCCCATCAAGAGCGGCCTTGCCTCGCTCCTGCTCATCTTCTACTTCAGTATGCTCATGACCGGGGCGGTGAGCATGTTCGATTCCTTCGGTTCCGACTTGCAGTATCTGCGGGTGCTTCTGCCATGA
- a CDS encoding type III secretion protein, translating into MPSSINLLDSSVGIQHVMDMPEPANLPRARELASNALNEPGLEELYAPGNAWQLVEHALCPDVGDGSMLNPETFSRTLEECLHELKDSSDPAVQDMLSQELVPLMQNGQLLQAYLGLMIGG; encoded by the coding sequence ATGCCCTCTTCCATTAATCTTCTCGATTCCTCTGTGGGAATTCAGCATGTCATGGACATGCCGGAACCTGCGAATCTGCCCCGGGCCAGGGAACTGGCCTCCAACGCGCTGAACGAACCCGGCCTTGAGGAACTTTATGCTCCGGGCAATGCTTGGCAGCTTGTGGAACATGCCCTCTGCCCCGACGTGGGGGACGGTTCCATGCTGAACCCGGAAACCTTTTCCCGTACGCTGGAAGAATGCCTGCACGAGCTGAAAGACAGCTCCGACCCCGCCGTTCAGGACATGCTTTCTCAGGAACTTGTGCCCCTCATGCAGAACGGGCAGCTTCTTCAGGCCTATCTCGGCCTGATGATAGGAGGCTGA
- the sctS gene encoding type III secretion system export apparatus subunit SctS encodes MNSIAMDYASQALYLVLVISLPPIVIASVIGIVLSLVQAVTQLQEQTLTFGVKLIAVVLSLFLLGGWMSGELLRYADEIFTRFYLL; translated from the coding sequence ATGAACAGCATCGCCATGGACTACGCAAGCCAGGCCTTGTATCTGGTGCTTGTCATCTCTCTGCCGCCCATCGTCATCGCCTCGGTCATAGGCATAGTGCTCAGCCTCGTGCAGGCGGTGACGCAGCTTCAGGAACAGACGCTGACCTTCGGCGTGAAGCTCATCGCCGTGGTGCTTTCCCTGTTTCTTCTGGGCGGCTGGATGTCCGGCGAGCTTCTGCGCTATGCCGACGAGATATTTACGAGGTTCTACCTTCTTTAG